The Larus michahellis chromosome 18, bLarMic1.1, whole genome shotgun sequence genome contains the following window.
AGCCGAGGAGGGCGGCGAGGGTTCGTTCCCGTATCCCACGCAGAGCATCTCCTTCCTTGGCAGGTCTCCAAGACCGGCAAAGAGATCAAGGAGTACATCGAGTCCATGGCGGGCGAGGACCCGCTGCTGAAAGGTGTCCCCGAGGACAAGAACCCCTTTAAGGAGAAGGGCGGCTGTACGATAAGCTGACACCCCCCTGCTGCTGTCACCGCGGGGGACAGGGATGCTCCCGTGTGCAAGCCAAGACTGTCAGAAACCTGCTTTCCCTGTAGTGTGACCTCAGCGCTGGAGAGTTGAGAACCAAAGCGTAGCGCATCTAAAGgatggtaaaaggaaaaaaaaaaaaaaaagaaaagaaaaaaaagaaaaaaaaagaagaaaaaaaaatgtacccCACTGCCACAGGAGATGAGGTTGAGCAGCCAGCGCAGCGTCTGCTCTCGTGCTCTCACGGCTGATTTACATTTGGTTTCCTGCAAGCAAAActtctgcattttcagcagcCAGCAGCAAACTGGGCTTTAGCGAAACCGCGGAGCTGTGTCTAGTCTCAGCCTTCTCCAAGCAGCCCAGCGCCGGCGCCGAGCCCTGGCTTGCTGCAGAAGAGCCTCCCAGCAGAACCTTGCTCAAGCCATTTCCTCTcggtgcctcggtttccccatctGGCACAGGAGGGCGATACCCACCCTGCTGCCTGGAGGCTTCCAGGGGTCTGaagctttcttctctttattcCTACACGTCCCTCCAGCTGGTGCCCACCGCTGCCCACCACTCCTGCAGCCCGCGGCTCGCACCCACCAGGCACCCTGCATCGAGAGGCGGGGGATGGCCAGAGCGGGGCTGGGTGAGCTTCACCCGGCGCAGGGCAGGGCACGGGAAGGAGTAAAGCCCCAGGCAGCTTGTTCAAACTCTCACCCCACCTCTCGGTCTCGCTTCCTCCCCTGGAAACCCCCTGGCAGCCGTGGGAAAGCAAGCCCAGGACTGTCAGGTCCTGCCCGCGACCGTGGTGGCTCCAAGCGCTGCAGCCGCTTCACCAtcatctcctctctgctgccacgACCGGGCCCCAAAGCCTCGTCCCACCATGTCCCACCAGTGACGGGGATGACTGGGAGCAAGCggtttggggtggcagcaggtcCTTGGAGCAAGACAGGACCCGCCAAGCCCCAGGCGAGCAATACCCCGGCCATGATCCTCCCGCTCCCAAGGGCAGCTTTTTTCTAGGACAAATTTCATCCCCTGCCTGATAGAAAAAAGCACAGCAGCTGGGGCACGGCCCGCTTCTGAGTTCAGCAGGGTGATACTTCGGGGACGATTTGTGGGGTTTGTCGTTCGGGGCTTTTtggaagttttgggttttttttaaatcatacaagtacttttttttttttttttttttttttttttaacacatacaTATTATCGTTGGGAACTCTCCGAAACATCCCCAGATGGCCAACCCcaaagggaagcagcagctctttgtATTTCTCAGAGCCCTCCAGGTCCCACCGAGGCCGCactctgtccccatcccgcttCTGCTTCATGCCAGCCCCCCAGGACACGCTCCCCCGGgcccagccagctgctgctgggggtgaCACATGTCCCACGGCTGATTGAGACACAGCAAAGGCACCGGCTGCGAATGGAGGGCAGGAACGAAGCTCCCCCAGCCCACGGACGAGGCTGCTGGGGAAGAGGCGCTGGTGCAGCAGGTCGGTAAGGCCGTGGGTCCATGATGACACTGGTGATGGCTGCCAGGGCTCCGGGAGTGCGTGGAGACAGGCCTGGGAGCAGTTTAAATGCAGGGAAATGGCTTTCGACCCCAACCGGAACGGTGTTCTCCTGCCTTCCAGGCTGCCACTTGGTGCCATCGCCGGGCCGGCCCTGCTGGGCACAGAGGCCTTGGGGCagaggggtccca
Protein-coding sequences here:
- the GNGT2 gene encoding guanine nucleotide-binding protein G(I)/G(S)/G(O) subunit gamma-T2; the protein is MAQDMTEKELLKMELDQLKKEVKNERQMVSKTGKEIKEYIESMAGEDPLLKGVPEDKNPFKEKGGCTIS